The Plasmodium berghei ANKA genome assembly, chromosome: 12 genome contains a region encoding:
- a CDS encoding T-complex protein 1 subunit epsilon, putative — MNIAIDEYGQPFVILREEEKKRIKGIEAHKSNILAAKVVADILKSSIGPRGMDKIIVSEDNNVTVTNDGATILEKIDVQHECAKLLVELSKSQDNEIGDGTTGVVIIAGFLLEEAYALIDKGIHPLRIADGFENACNIALKAIEDIAITVDIEKNNHEILKKLSNTSLSSKIVSSKKDLLSNIVVDAVLSVADMKRKDVRFDLIKIEGKPGGLLEESTLIKGIVLNKEISHSQMCKEVKNAKIAILTCPFEPPKPKIKHKLNITNAEAYRDLQAIEKKYFYDMVDALKKAGANFVICQWGFDDEANYLLLKENIPAIRWVGGVEMELIAIATGGKIIPRFEDIHESKLGRADLIREISHGTVNNPMVYIEGCSNTKAITILLRGGNQMMIDECERSVHDALCSVRNLIRDNRILPGGGASEIYAALEIEKVADTCKGIEQYAIRAFGNALLSIPINLCNNIGLNSIDMISEIKTKIIQEKKKNLGIDSLNYKIGDMIEEGIFETFNSKYNQISLATQVVKMILKIDDVITPNEFN; from the coding sequence atgaatatagcTATAGATGAATACGGTCAGCCATTTGTGATATTGAGggaagaagaaaaaaaaagaattaaagGTATCGAAGCACATAAAAGTAATATATTGGCAGCTAAAGTAGTGGCTGATATATTGAAAAGCTCGATAGGACCACGAGGAATggataaaataattgtaaGCGAAGATAATAATGTCACAGTAACAAATGACGGTGCGAcaatattagaaaaaatagatGTTCAACATGAGTGTGCAAAATTATTAGTTGAATTATCAAAGAGTCAAGATAATGAAATTGGAGATGGTACAACAGGTGTAGTTATTATTGCAGGATTTTTATTAGAAGAAGCATATGCATTAATTGATAAGGGAATACATCCCCTTAGAATTGCTGACGGATTTGAAAATGCTTGTAATATAGCTTTAAAGGCAATTGAAGATATTGCAATAACTGTagatattgaaaaaaataatcatgaaatattaaaaaaactttCTAATACTTCATTAAGTTCAAAAATTGTATCAAGTAAAAAAGATTTACTTTCAAATATTGTTGTAGATGCTGTTTTATCAGTTGCTGATATGAAAAGAAAAGATGTAAGATttgatttaataaaaattgaagGAAAACCTGGAGGGTTATTAGAAGAATCAACATTGATAAAAGGTATAgttttaaataaagaaatatcaCATTCTCAAATGTGCAAAGAAgtaaaaaatgcaaaaataGCTATTTTAACATGTCCATTTGAACCACCAAAACCTAAAATTAaacataaattaaatataacaaatgcAGAAGCATATAGAGATTTACAAGccattgaaaaaaaatatttttatgatatgGTTGatgcattaaaaaaagCAGGAGctaattttgttatatgTCAATGGGGATTTGATGATGAAGCAaactatttattattaaaagaaaatattccAGCTATAAGATGGGTAGGTGGTGTTGAAATGGAATTAATAGCTATAGCTACTGGAGGAAAAATCATACCACGATTTGAAGATATACATGAATCAAAACTAGGGCGTGCTGATTTAATAAGAGAAATTAGTCATGGTACTGTAAATAATCCAATGGTATATATTGAAGGTTGTTCTAACACAAAAGCTATTACTATCCTTTTGAGAGGAGGCAACCAAATGATGATAGACGAATGTGAAAGAAGTGTGCATGATGCTTTGTGTTCTGTTCGTAATTTAATAAGAGATAATAGAATATTACCAGGAGGTGGAGCAAGCGAAATTTATGCAGCTTTAGAAATCGAAAAGGTTGCTGATACATGTAAGGGAATTGAACAATATGCTATTAGAGCTTTTGGAAATGCTTTATTATCTATACCCATTAATTTATGCAATAATATTGGATTAAATAGTATTGATATGATTTCagaaattaaaacaaaaattatacaagaaaaaaaaaaaaatctaGGTATTGATAGTttgaattataaaattggaGATATGAT